ATGCAGAAGCTGGCAAATGCTGAAGACGTTTTTGTTCCCAGCATCGCACTAGGCGAGTTGTACTTTGGCGCTGGCAAGTCCGCTCGGGCCAAGGAGAACACCACGCGTATTGACGAATTTGCTGCCAATGGTGCCGTTCTGTTCTGTGACACAGTAACGGCCAAACAGTACGGTGCTATCAAAAACCAGCTCAAAGTTAGTGGATCGCCTATTCCAGAGAACGATATCTGGATTGCTGCTATTGCCGCGCAATATCAACTCATTTTGGTGACCAGGGACAGCCACTTCCAAGCGGTGGAAGGGTTGCAGGTTGAGCAGTGGTAGCCGCAGATGTGCCTAACACTCACTGCAGCGGACGCGCCCACATGTCCATCAAATCGTACCGAAAGCTAAATTCTGGAGGCATGCTTCTGCATGGGCGCGCCGTTGAGCTTAGCCGTTAGGCACAATGAAGGTGAGACCGTTTGGAGTGATGAATTTGAAGAAAAGCAAGTATGAGCGGTATGGCGTTCAGCTTCCTGAGCTTGTTGAGCGCGCGGTTGAGTTAGCAGAGAAGCTGAATTTCCCTGTTATGCCCAAAGGCAGACCGGTGGGGTTCAAGGGACCAGCATCGGCGTGTATTCCCGAAGTAGGGCAGCTGCTACGCACCTTGGTCGCCTCAAAACCCGGCGGGCGCATCGCGGAGCACGGCACAGGGGCAGGAATTGGCACGGCTTGGATGGCGAGCGCTCTGCTTTCCGGCGCGAAGCTCATCTCTGCAGAAATTGACACCCGGTTGGCGGAGGCGGCGAAGCAGCTCTTCAAGGATTGTCCGAACGTCGAAATCCGCGCAGGTGATTGCATGGACGTTCTTAAAGATGAGCCGCCCTTCGACCTGGTGTTTATGGACGCGGGAGCTCGTCGGTACCTGGCACCGGAACATTGGGATAGCATCGTCGAGATGGTCAAGGTTGGCGGTCAGATTGTGATGGATGACCTGACGCCGTTGGAATTATGGCCACCGGAGTGGGACGATTTGGTTGACTTAAAGCGCAAATTTGCGTTCCATAACCCTCATGTCGTCAGTGCTGAAGTGCGAACGACAAAGGCGCAGGTGGCATTAATCATCACGCGCAGCCGATAACTGCGTGTTGTAAAGACGCAAATGCCGAGCTGAGTTATAATCCACCAGGAGGCACTTCATGAGCCTAATACTCGAGTTGCCGCAAAACCTTGAAGCGGAGCTTCAAAAGGAAGCTGCTCGCCTTGGCTTGCCCCTCTCAGAATATGCGCTGCGCGTGCTCACCACGGGACGTTCTACGAGGGAGACTCCGAAAAGCGGTGCTGAACTCGTGGCTTACTGGCAAGGTGAAGGCTTGATAGGAACGCGTTCCGACGTTGAAGACAGTCAGGTGCATGCGCGCCTGTTACGGCGTGAAGCCAAGAGGCGGGTACGGGAATAGCTGGTGCTCTTGCTGGACACGGCTATCCTCAGCGACATTCAGCGTGGACATACTCCGGCCTTGGCCTGGTTTTCATCCCTCACCGAACTCCCTGTTGTTCCAGGGTTTGTCGTGATGGAACTCGTTCAGGATGCAAAGAACAGACAGCAGGTTCGCCTGGCGACAAAGTTGGTTGCGCCCCTTACCATCGTTTGGCCAAGCACCTCGGCCCGCAAGCGTGGAGCTTTTGCGTAGGCCCACCCTACCGTCCCGCCACCTGCGCCCAGGAGGGCACCAAGCTGATCCAGGTCTTGAACGGCGTCAGGTCCACGGGCTGGCCGTCCTCGGCGATGAACCCAAAGCCGTTCTGCTGCTGCCAGCGCCCACGGATGACCTTGCCAGCGAGGTAGAGCGTGGCCTCGCCGCCGCGGTCGACCGCCAGGTAGAGGCGGCCCTCGCGGTCGCCGGGCAGGGGGCTGCCCTCGACCCGGGCGACGACCACCGCCTGCACCACCACGCTCTCGCCGCCCGCGTCGAGTGCCGGGACGCCGCTGCGCTGCCAGCGGTAGAGGTTGAGCTCGGGGAGATAGGTGAAGCCGCTCGAGTAGTCGCCGGGATAGCTCACCAGCAGAGCGCTCGAGTCGGGCAGCTCCGGCGCGGGCCGGTAGATGGTGCCGCGCAGGCTCCGAGCCGTCTCCAGGTTGGCGCCGCGCAGGAAGCTGCGCAGCCTGGCGCCGTCGCTGTAGAGGTCGTAGGGTGCAGGAGCGTCGGGCGCGCGGCTGTAGAGCTCTTCGAAGCGCTGCTCGAGGGCGTTGAAGGAGGGGGCGCGACCCCTGGCGATGGCGTCTAGCGCGGCAGGCGAGCCGCCGATGTGGACGAGGGCGCCGCCCAGGTCCTCGACCACCCTGTGCTGGTAGTCGCGGGCGCTGCGAATCGGCCCGACGCGGCCGGGGTCGGCCCGATCGTAAACGGCCATGAGCCGGGTGAGGTTGCCCTCAACCGGCATCTCGTAGACGACCGAGGCCTCACGCAGGCCCGACTGCCGGCCGGCCGAGGGGTTGGCGTTGTCGAGGAT
This Deinococcota bacterium DNA region includes the following protein-coding sequences:
- a CDS encoding type II toxin-antitoxin system VapC family toxin, giving the protein MSGRFLLDTNIIIALFAKEDTVMQKLANAEDVFVPSIALGELYFGAGKSARAKENTTRIDEFAANGAVLFCDTVTAKQYGAIKNQLKVSGSPIPENDIWIAAIAAQYQLILVTRDSHFQAVEGLQVEQW
- a CDS encoding methyltransferase domain-containing protein, translated to MKKSKYERYGVQLPELVERAVELAEKLNFPVMPKGRPVGFKGPASACIPEVGQLLRTLVASKPGGRIAEHGTGAGIGTAWMASALLSGAKLISAEIDTRLAEAAKQLFKDCPNVEIRAGDCMDVLKDEPPFDLVFMDAGARRYLAPEHWDSIVEMVKVGGQIVMDDLTPLELWPPEWDDLVDLKRKFAFHNPHVVSAEVRTTKAQVALIITRSR
- a CDS encoding DUF3048 domain-containing protein, which encodes PAPPPPQDIPVEPQAAEDAPFPEAEREGLPGTVTLDPYEDQRHRPIVAILDNANPSAGRQSGLREASVVYEMPVEGNLTRLMAVYDRADPGRVGPIRSARDYQHRVVEDLGGALVHIGGSPAALDAIARGRAPSFNALEQRFEELYSRAPDAPAPYDLYSDGARLRSFLRGANLETARSLRGTIYRPAPELPDSSALLVSYPGDYSSGFTYLPELNLYRWQRSGVPALDAGGESVVVQAVVVARVEGSPLPGDREGRLYLAVDRGGEATLYLAGKVIRGRWQQQNGFGFIAEDGQPVDLTPFKTWISLVPSWAQVAGR